In one Mycobacterium sp. NBC_00419 genomic region, the following are encoded:
- a CDS encoding sterol desaturase family protein gives MLSVLPPQMREPVLFAIPFFLVLLTVEWTAARKLERLENTGETGRPGTGAYLTRDAWTSISMGLVSVATMGAWKFLALLGYAALYAYVAPWHLSPSKWYTWVIAIVGVDVLYYAYHRIAHRVRLIWATHQAHHSSIYYNFATALRQKWNNSGEIIMWIPLPLLGVPPWMVFTGFSISLIYQFWIHTERIGTLPRPIEFVFNTPSHHRVHHGMDPEYLDKNYGGILIIWDRLFGTFKAETFRPHYGLTKPVNTFNLWTLQTREYVAIAHDVRSANRWRDRLGYVFGPPGWAPT, from the coding sequence ATGTTGTCCGTTCTCCCGCCGCAGATGCGCGAACCGGTGCTGTTCGCGATCCCGTTCTTCCTGGTGCTACTGACCGTCGAGTGGACGGCTGCCCGCAAGCTCGAGCGGCTGGAGAACACCGGCGAAACGGGCCGGCCGGGGACGGGCGCATACCTGACCCGGGACGCGTGGACGTCGATCTCGATGGGTCTGGTGTCGGTGGCGACAATGGGCGCCTGGAAGTTCCTGGCGCTGCTGGGCTATGCCGCGCTGTACGCCTACGTTGCGCCGTGGCACCTGTCGCCGAGCAAGTGGTACACCTGGGTCATCGCGATTGTCGGGGTGGACGTGCTCTATTACGCCTACCACCGCATCGCCCACCGGGTCCGGCTGATCTGGGCCACCCATCAGGCACACCACTCCAGCATTTACTACAACTTCGCCACCGCGCTACGCCAGAAATGGAACAACAGCGGCGAGATCATCATGTGGATTCCGTTGCCGCTCTTGGGTGTTCCTCCGTGGATGGTGTTCACCGGATTCTCGATCAGCCTGATCTACCAGTTCTGGATCCACACCGAGCGCATCGGCACCCTGCCCCGGCCGATCGAGTTCGTCTTCAACACACCGTCGCACCACCGGGTCCACCACGGGATGGATCCGGAGTACCTGGACAAGAACTACGGCGGCATTCTGATCATCTGGGACCGGCTGTTCGGGACCTTCAAGGCCGAGACCTTCCGGCCGCACTACGGCCTGACCAAGCCGGTGAACACCTTCAATCTGTGGACGCTGCAGACCCGCGAATACGTGGCCATCGCCCACGACGTCCGGTCGGCGAATCGCTGGCGCGACCGGCTCGGCTATGTTTTCGGCCCGCCCGGATGGGCACCCACTTAA
- a CDS encoding carboxylesterase/lipase family protein translates to MTADANIRPVVDRPVVETGYGPVRGSDDGRVRIWKGLRYAAAPVGDLRWRAPQPPQPWTEVLDATAFGPVSPQPRSPIPMGLGTRADEDCLFLNVWAPSDSNGASTGDPKPVMVWVHGGAYIFGSGSQPLYDGTELATGSDVIVVTINYRLGALGFVDFSSFDAGFDSNTALRDVLAALRWVRDNIAGFGGDPDRVTLFGESAGAGIVTTLLAVPEAAGLFSRAIAQSSPATSVYDSRRAHAVAQLVLDRLGMTAQEAHRAPVQALVDASAHVFDHVPTATPGRLAFAPTVDGQLVPDYPVTLARAGKTLPVPLLIGTNKDEAALFRFMRSPLMPIAPKAIRTMFEEIADDQPGLQIPSEEQIGSVYRARRARARSLGVASDVGFRMPTVWFAEGHSTVAPVYLYRFDWATPIFKLIRLGAAHATELIYVWGNLVSGSRDVTFKLGGLKTGEALSQRMRTRWANFAAAAEPAGPAGEPHWAPYRTDDRTTLVIDAHDAVVDDLDRPVRLAWGDQVLSFR, encoded by the coding sequence ATGACAGCGGATGCGAACATCCGGCCGGTCGTGGACCGCCCGGTGGTGGAGACCGGCTACGGGCCCGTACGGGGTAGCGACGACGGCCGGGTCCGGATCTGGAAGGGCCTGCGCTACGCGGCGGCACCGGTCGGCGATCTGCGCTGGCGCGCGCCGCAGCCGCCGCAGCCCTGGACCGAGGTCCTCGACGCGACGGCCTTCGGACCGGTGAGCCCGCAGCCGCGCAGCCCGATCCCGATGGGTCTGGGCACCCGCGCCGACGAGGACTGCCTGTTTCTCAACGTGTGGGCGCCCTCCGATTCAAACGGCGCTTCGACAGGTGACCCGAAACCGGTGATGGTGTGGGTGCACGGCGGGGCCTACATCTTCGGATCCGGAAGTCAGCCGCTCTACGACGGCACCGAACTGGCCACCGGTTCCGACGTGATCGTGGTGACCATCAACTACCGTCTCGGTGCGCTCGGATTCGTCGACTTCTCGTCGTTCGATGCGGGCTTCGACAGCAACACCGCGTTACGTGACGTGCTGGCCGCATTGCGCTGGGTGCGCGACAACATCGCGGGTTTCGGCGGTGACCCCGACCGGGTGACACTGTTCGGCGAGTCGGCCGGGGCGGGGATCGTCACCACGCTGCTCGCGGTTCCCGAGGCGGCGGGCCTCTTCTCGCGGGCCATCGCCCAGAGTTCGCCGGCTACCTCGGTGTACGACAGCCGCCGCGCGCACGCGGTGGCCCAACTTGTTCTCGACCGGCTGGGCATGACCGCCCAGGAAGCCCATCGCGCGCCGGTACAGGCACTCGTGGACGCCTCGGCCCACGTCTTCGACCACGTCCCGACGGCCACCCCCGGCCGGTTGGCGTTCGCCCCGACCGTCGACGGTCAACTGGTACCGGACTATCCGGTGACGCTGGCCAGGGCAGGCAAGACGCTGCCGGTGCCGCTGCTGATCGGCACCAACAAGGACGAGGCAGCCCTGTTCCGGTTCATGCGTTCGCCGCTGATGCCCATCGCCCCCAAGGCGATTCGCACCATGTTCGAGGAGATCGCCGACGACCAGCCCGGGCTGCAGATACCCAGCGAGGAGCAGATCGGCTCGGTGTACCGGGCGCGGCGTGCCCGCGCCCGCAGCCTCGGCGTCGCCAGCGATGTCGGCTTCCGCATGCCGACGGTCTGGTTCGCTGAAGGCCACAGCACCGTGGCGCCCGTCTACTTGTACCGATTCGACTGGGCCACACCAATTTTCAAGCTGATCCGGCTGGGCGCCGCCCACGCCACCGAGCTGATCTACGTGTGGGGCAACCTCGTGTCCGGCTCGCGTGATGTCACGTTCAAGCTCGGCGGACTCAAGACGGGGGAGGCGTTGTCGCAGCGGATGCGCACCCGGTGGGCCAACTTCGCCGCCGCCGCCGAACCCGCAGGCCCGGCCGGTGAGCCGCACTGGGCGCCCTATCGCACCGACGACCGCACGACGCTGGTGATCGATGCCCACGACGCGGTGGTCGACGACCTCGATCGCCCGGTCCGGCTGGCCTGGGGCGACCAGGTGCTCAGCTTCCGGTAG
- a CDS encoding DMT family transporter, with amino-acid sequence MRKWALLMGAISTEVSGTLALRAAQDHSGWLVLVVSGYIASFFFLSLVLRAGMPVGVAYGIWGALGTAATVVIAAVIFGDPFTTPIIAGIALIIGGVLMVELGSRHSGVSDSTS; translated from the coding sequence GTGCGGAAATGGGCGCTTCTGATGGGAGCGATCAGCACCGAGGTCAGCGGCACGCTGGCGTTGCGGGCCGCCCAGGACCACTCCGGGTGGCTGGTGCTCGTCGTCTCCGGGTACATCGCATCGTTCTTCTTCCTGAGCCTGGTGTTGCGGGCCGGGATGCCGGTCGGGGTCGCCTACGGCATCTGGGGCGCGCTGGGCACGGCGGCGACCGTGGTGATCGCCGCGGTGATCTTCGGTGACCCGTTCACCACCCCGATCATCGCCGGGATCGCCCTGATCATCGGGGGCGTGCTGATGGTCGAACTCGGATCGCGGCACAGCGGCGTCAGTGACAGCACCTCATGA
- a CDS encoding DMT family transporter: MWLTLAGAIVVEVCATLSLRASDGFRNKKWIVPVVAGYLVAFTLLSLTLAQGMPVGIAYGVWSAAGVALVAVVAKAVWGEPLTPVMIGGIVLILAGVLTIELSGSVG; the protein is encoded by the coding sequence ATGTGGCTGACGCTGGCCGGCGCCATCGTGGTCGAGGTGTGCGCCACGCTGTCGCTGCGCGCGTCGGACGGGTTCCGCAACAAGAAGTGGATCGTGCCGGTAGTCGCCGGCTACCTGGTGGCCTTCACCCTGCTGTCGCTGACGCTGGCGCAGGGAATGCCGGTCGGGATCGCCTACGGGGTGTGGTCGGCGGCCGGGGTCGCGCTGGTGGCGGTGGTCGCCAAGGCGGTCTGGGGTGAGCCGCTGACACCGGTGATGATCGGCGGAATCGTGTTGATCCTCGCCGGCGTGCTCACGATCGAACTGAGCGGATCCGTGGGCTGA
- a CDS encoding MFS transporter, translated as MGSGGLEGRDRRARVATAALFLTNGALFANLMPRYPEIKSDLGLTNTAFGLAVAAFSAGALLTGLTAPMLIRRFRSSVVAVAGSVLIAVFTLAAGLAPSGATLAAALFCAGAADSVVDVAQNVHGLRVQRNYGRFIINSLHAVWSMGAVTGGLMGAAAIYAGIPRAVQLSFSAVLFSAICLIGYRFLLPGRDHGPPEAGERAGGASPARTVYLVLAALVGIAIAGSVIEDAGNSWATLYLRDALDAPAALAALGFVAVVGFQFVGRLLGDRMVDRFGQRAVVRSGGALIAVGMGTALAFPTVAGTIAGFAAAGFGSATLVPAAMHAADELPGLRPGTGLTVLTWLMRVGFLTSPIVVGAVADAAGLRVGLLIVPVAGLAAVALARVLSPRIRSVRS; from the coding sequence GTGGGCAGCGGAGGGCTCGAGGGGCGGGATCGCAGGGCCCGGGTGGCGACGGCGGCGCTGTTTTTGACCAACGGCGCCCTGTTCGCCAACCTGATGCCGCGCTATCCCGAGATCAAGTCCGATCTGGGTCTGACCAACACCGCGTTCGGGCTCGCCGTCGCGGCGTTCTCCGCGGGCGCCCTGCTGACCGGTCTCACCGCACCGATGTTGATCCGCCGGTTCCGCTCGTCGGTGGTCGCGGTCGCAGGCAGTGTGCTGATCGCGGTGTTCACCCTGGCCGCCGGCCTGGCGCCCTCGGGTGCGACGCTGGCGGCCGCCTTGTTCTGCGCCGGCGCGGCCGACTCTGTCGTCGACGTCGCGCAGAACGTCCACGGGTTGCGGGTGCAGCGAAACTACGGCCGGTTCATCATCAACTCGCTGCATGCGGTGTGGTCGATGGGTGCTGTCACCGGCGGGCTGATGGGGGCCGCCGCGATCTATGCCGGTATCCCGCGGGCGGTGCAATTGTCCTTCTCCGCGGTGCTGTTCAGCGCGATCTGCCTGATCGGCTACCGGTTCCTGCTGCCCGGTCGTGACCACGGCCCGCCCGAGGCCGGTGAGCGGGCGGGCGGTGCGAGCCCCGCGCGCACGGTGTACCTGGTGCTGGCCGCACTGGTGGGAATCGCGATCGCCGGCTCGGTCATCGAGGACGCCGGCAACTCGTGGGCCACGCTGTATCTGCGCGACGCGCTCGACGCTCCCGCGGCGTTGGCGGCGCTGGGGTTCGTGGCCGTCGTCGGGTTTCAGTTCGTCGGGCGGCTGCTCGGTGACCGGATGGTCGACAGGTTCGGCCAGCGCGCCGTGGTCCGCTCCGGCGGTGCGCTGATCGCCGTCGGCATGGGCACGGCGCTGGCCTTCCCGACCGTCGCCGGCACCATTGCCGGGTTCGCCGCTGCGGGTTTCGGCTCGGCCACCCTGGTGCCGGCTGCCATGCATGCCGCCGACGAACTTCCCGGACTTCGGCCGGGCACCGGCCTGACGGTGCTCACCTGGCTGATGCGGGTGGGATTCCTGACCTCGCCGATCGTGGTGGGCGCTGTTGCCGACGCCGCAGGCCTGCGCGTCGGCCTGCTGATCGTTCCGGTGGCGGGCCTGGCAGCCGTCGCGCTGGCCAGGGTGCTCAGCCCACGGATCCGCTCAGTTCGATCGTGA
- the malQ gene encoding 4-alpha-glucanotransferase: MTQPDPSLYELARRFGVATDYHDWTGRYVAVDETTLTAVLAALGVDAGSEQSRAAALSEQDRSYWSRALPPTIVGRADTETSFWAHVTHGDPAHIWVRLEDGTVRSGVRQADNFTPPFDLDGRLVGEATFVLPPDLPLGYHRVYLRSGGQETSTALIVTPAWLGLPPRLGARRTWGLATQLYSVRSKNSWGIGDLADLTDLAVWAGARHGAGYVLVNPLHAAAPTSPMEPSPYLPTSRRFANPLYLRVENIPEFAYLPRRRRVWKRREQIQSRAATFDGIDRDGIWAAKRTALKLVYRVPRAAGRELAFEAYKVREGRALDDFATWSALAEKYGGNWHSWPAGLQHPSSPEVTEFVESHVRAVDFHRWLQWQLDEQLAVAQSQAVRTGMPLGIMHDLAVGVHPDGADAWSLQDVLALGATAGAPPDEFNQLGQNWSQPPWRPDRLEELGYQPFRALIAAILRHAGGVRIDHIIGLFRLWWIPQGASPTQGTYVRYNHDAMIGIVALEAYRAGAVVVGEDLGTVEPWVRDYLAARGVLGTSILWFELDRDGGGGPLPAERWRELCLSSVTTHDLPPTPGYLAGEHVRLRHELGLLTRPADEELAADRAEQAAWMAELRRVGLLGADSDEENVITGLYRYLGRTPSRLLALALPDAVGDKRTQNQPGTTNEYPNWRVPLTGPDGNPLLIEDVLVDPRAAALAEALRQSIEPSPD, translated from the coding sequence ATGACACAGCCGGACCCGTCGCTGTACGAACTCGCCCGCCGGTTCGGCGTGGCCACCGACTACCACGACTGGACCGGACGCTACGTCGCCGTCGACGAGACCACCCTGACGGCGGTCCTGGCAGCTCTGGGAGTCGACGCCGGCAGTGAACAGAGCCGTGCCGCAGCCCTTTCCGAACAGGACAGGAGCTACTGGTCGCGGGCGCTGCCGCCGACGATCGTGGGTCGCGCGGACACCGAGACATCGTTCTGGGCGCACGTCACCCACGGCGATCCGGCCCACATCTGGGTGCGGCTCGAGGACGGGACGGTGCGTTCCGGGGTGCGCCAGGCCGACAACTTCACCCCGCCGTTCGACCTGGACGGCCGGCTGGTCGGCGAAGCCACCTTCGTGCTGCCGCCCGATCTGCCGCTGGGATATCACCGGGTCTACCTGCGCTCCGGCGGCCAGGAGACCAGCACCGCGCTGATCGTCACCCCGGCGTGGCTGGGGCTGCCGCCCCGGCTCGGGGCGCGACGCACCTGGGGGCTGGCCACCCAGCTGTACAGCGTGCGGTCCAAGAACTCCTGGGGCATCGGCGATCTGGCCGATCTGACCGATCTCGCCGTCTGGGCGGGTGCCCGCCACGGCGCCGGCTACGTCCTGGTCAACCCGCTGCACGCGGCGGCCCCCACCTCACCGATGGAGCCCTCCCCCTACCTGCCGACATCCCGGCGCTTCGCCAACCCGCTGTATCTGCGGGTGGAGAACATCCCGGAATTCGCCTATCTCCCCCGCCGCCGACGGGTGTGGAAGCGGCGGGAACAGATCCAGTCCCGGGCCGCGACGTTCGACGGTATCGACCGCGATGGAATCTGGGCGGCCAAGCGGACCGCCCTCAAGCTGGTCTACCGGGTGCCGCGCGCGGCGGGCCGCGAGCTGGCGTTCGAGGCGTACAAGGTGCGCGAAGGCCGGGCGCTCGACGACTTCGCCACCTGGTCGGCGCTGGCCGAGAAGTACGGCGGCAACTGGCACAGCTGGCCGGCCGGTCTGCAGCACCCGAGCAGCCCGGAGGTCACCGAGTTCGTCGAAAGCCATGTTCGCGCAGTCGATTTCCACCGCTGGCTGCAGTGGCAGCTCGATGAGCAACTCGCGGTGGCCCAGTCCCAGGCCGTGCGCACCGGGATGCCGCTGGGCATCATGCACGACCTCGCGGTGGGGGTCCATCCCGACGGCGCCGACGCCTGGTCGTTGCAGGATGTTCTCGCCCTCGGTGCCACGGCCGGCGCCCCGCCCGACGAATTCAACCAGCTGGGCCAGAACTGGTCGCAGCCGCCGTGGCGCCCGGATCGCCTCGAAGAGCTTGGCTATCAACCCTTCCGGGCCCTGATCGCGGCGATTCTGCGACATGCCGGTGGGGTGCGGATCGATCACATCATCGGACTGTTCCGGCTGTGGTGGATACCGCAGGGCGCCTCCCCGACGCAGGGCACCTATGTCCGCTACAACCACGACGCGATGATCGGCATCGTGGCACTGGAGGCCTACCGGGCCGGCGCGGTGGTCGTCGGTGAGGACCTCGGGACCGTCGAGCCGTGGGTGCGGGACTACCTGGCGGCCCGCGGGGTGCTCGGGACGTCGATCCTGTGGTTCGAACTGGATCGCGACGGCGGCGGCGGCCCGTTGCCTGCCGAACGCTGGCGTGAGCTGTGCCTGTCCTCGGTGACCACCCATGACCTGCCGCCGACCCCGGGTTACCTTGCCGGAGAACATGTCCGGCTACGCCATGAGCTGGGACTGCTCACCAGACCGGCCGACGAGGAGCTCGCCGCCGACCGGGCCGAGCAGGCGGCGTGGATGGCCGAACTGCGACGAGTAGGGCTGCTGGGCGCCGACAGCGACGAGGAGAACGTCATCACCGGCCTGTACCGCTACCTCGGCCGCACGCCGTCGCGGCTGTTGGCGCTGGCCCTGCCCGACGCGGTCGGCGACAAGCGCACCCAGAACCAGCCGGGCACCACCAACGAGTATCCGAACTGGCGGGTGCCGTTGACCGGACCCGACGGCAACCCGCTGCTCATCGAGGACGTACTGGTCGACCCCAGGGCCGCCGCCCTGGCCGAGGCCTTGCGCCAGTCCATCGAGCCGTCGCCGGACTAG
- a CDS encoding NUDIX domain-containing protein, whose protein sequence is MPKSSAGVLLYRMSGDVVEVLIGHPGGPFWARKDDGAWSIPKGEYEPDEDPWFAARREFAEELGLGLPDGEPLAFGPVKQPSGKVLTVFAVGADLDISAARSNTFTLEWPKGSGRLQEFPELDRVAWLPVAAARRKLLKGHVVFLDRLMAQPHLVGLSEGAGDPPG, encoded by the coding sequence ATGCCGAAGTCCAGCGCCGGGGTATTGCTCTACCGGATGTCCGGTGACGTGGTCGAGGTGCTGATCGGCCATCCCGGCGGACCGTTCTGGGCCCGCAAGGACGACGGCGCATGGTCGATCCCCAAAGGTGAGTACGAGCCGGACGAGGACCCCTGGTTTGCAGCGCGACGCGAGTTCGCCGAAGAGCTGGGCTTGGGGCTGCCCGACGGTGAACCCCTCGCCTTCGGTCCGGTCAAGCAACCGAGCGGCAAGGTGCTCACCGTGTTCGCCGTCGGCGCCGACCTCGACATCAGCGCGGCCCGCAGCAACACCTTCACCCTGGAGTGGCCCAAAGGCTCCGGACGCCTGCAGGAGTTTCCCGAACTCGACCGGGTGGCGTGGCTTCCGGTCGCGGCGGCGCGGCGCAAACTCCTCAAAGGCCACGTAGTGTTCCTCGATCGGCTGATGGCCCAGCCTCATCTGGTGGGACTGTCCGAAGGGGCCGGCGACCCACCGGGCTAG
- a CDS encoding LLM class F420-dependent oxidoreductase, whose protein sequence is MKFAVVAPVGAGVTADPVWMSEFARHLEACGFESIVAVEHTVLMTRYDSVYPYDPSGRVELAADCPVPDPLDLLAFLAGQTSTLGLATGVLVLPNHHPVVLAKRVATLDALSGGRLRLCVGVGWLREEVQACGADFDSRGRRAEEQIEVLRALWADTPEGVGHHGEFFDFDSAACYPKPVAAKGIPIHIGGHSRIAARRAGRLGDGLQPLGVAGEKLATLVADMRAAAEDAGRDPDDLELSLGHLVTKIDTDRAGRLAEAGADRVVLAMPAVTDITEAKDALSACAQRLGLIA, encoded by the coding sequence GTGAAGTTCGCTGTCGTGGCACCTGTGGGCGCCGGGGTGACCGCCGATCCCGTGTGGATGTCAGAGTTCGCCCGTCATCTCGAGGCGTGCGGCTTCGAGTCGATCGTCGCCGTCGAGCACACCGTCCTGATGACCCGCTACGACAGCGTGTACCCGTATGACCCCAGTGGCCGGGTCGAGCTGGCTGCGGACTGCCCGGTGCCCGATCCGCTGGACCTGCTGGCGTTTCTGGCCGGCCAGACCAGCACTCTCGGTCTGGCCACCGGAGTTCTGGTGCTGCCCAACCACCATCCGGTGGTGCTGGCCAAGCGGGTCGCGACGCTCGACGCCTTGTCCGGTGGGCGGCTGCGGCTGTGTGTCGGTGTCGGCTGGCTGCGCGAGGAGGTGCAGGCCTGCGGCGCCGATTTCGACAGCCGCGGCCGCCGCGCCGAGGAGCAGATCGAGGTGCTGCGCGCGCTGTGGGCCGACACCCCCGAGGGGGTCGGCCACCACGGCGAGTTCTTCGACTTCGACAGCGCCGCATGCTATCCGAAACCTGTTGCCGCCAAGGGTATTCCGATCCATATCGGCGGCCACAGCCGGATCGCCGCGCGCCGCGCCGGCCGGCTGGGCGACGGACTGCAGCCCCTAGGCGTGGCCGGCGAAAAGCTCGCGACGCTGGTCGCCGACATGCGGGCCGCCGCCGAGGATGCCGGACGCGACCCCGACGACCTCGAGCTGTCGCTGGGCCACCTGGTCACCAAGATCGACACCGACCGTGCCGGGCGGCTCGCCGAGGCCGGAGCCGACCGGGTGGTGCTGGCGATGCCGGCGGTCACCGACATCACCGAAGCCAAGGACGCACTGTCGGCCTGCGCCCAACGACTAGGCCTGATCGCATGA
- a CDS encoding nuclear transport factor 2 family protein has protein sequence MTLTVADRLALTDLVHRYAAGIDETDLDTVVGLFTADGELVLPDPPDVLTPVRSHRGPQALRTALAAATRVGRTHHSIASEVYRAGVTPDTAHGRIAAQAHHWSRRDDSITDLVWYLHYVDDYARADSGWLLARRRLVIDAIETRPARRLR, from the coding sequence ATGACCCTGACGGTGGCGGACCGGTTGGCCCTCACCGATCTGGTGCACCGCTACGCGGCGGGCATCGACGAGACCGACCTCGACACCGTCGTCGGATTGTTCACTGCCGACGGCGAATTGGTGCTGCCCGACCCGCCCGACGTGCTGACACCGGTGCGCTCCCACCGCGGCCCGCAGGCTCTGCGCACCGCACTGGCCGCAGCCACCCGGGTGGGCCGCACCCATCACAGCATCGCTTCGGAGGTATACCGGGCTGGTGTCACCCCCGATACCGCCCACGGGCGCATCGCGGCGCAGGCGCATCACTGGAGCCGCCGCGATGACAGCATCACCGACCTGGTCTGGTACCTGCACTACGTCGACGACTACGCCCGCGCCGACTCCGGCTGGTTGCTGGCGCGCCGCCGGCTGGTCATCGACGCGATCGAGACCCGTCCGGCACGGCGCCTGCGCTGA
- a CDS encoding mechanosensitive ion channel domain-containing protein, protein MGALTGQPWFWPALLVIIALPLSLLILNELHGFLARRDSGYAKPVALLRNWVLPAFAVYLLLDQFDRVDAHADIHGNWAKIAATVFGFLIMLVLLSGANAALFGEARAGSWRERLPGIFIDLGRLILIVIGIGLLLSWVWGANIGGLITAVGVTSIVIGLAVQSAVGPVIQGLLLLFEQPFRIGDWLDTAAAKGRVVEVNWRAAHIDTGNGIQVVPNATLATGSFTNLSRVTGAAFNASAVLAFGADDPPGLVTAALQSVADALPTKLPSVPAKVVALGENKYKVMVPVLSPAEESRTKTLLLHRIWYAANRAGVHVDGAKLSKKAERDYVETQLRSIAASLGLDDDAIATMSGNARRLLYAEGELVQPTNSIPEAVGFITEGKVGMIVYAGDGRELALGRLGVGDYIGGTSLTRQRMLTGVIALADTTIVSVHRDAMKGVVQRNHRLARQIGEAIEMRRRAATDALTEAAQGIR, encoded by the coding sequence ATGGGTGCGCTGACCGGACAGCCGTGGTTCTGGCCTGCCCTGCTGGTCATCATCGCGCTGCCGCTGTCGCTGCTGATCCTCAACGAACTGCACGGTTTCCTCGCCCGCCGCGACAGCGGCTACGCCAAACCGGTTGCCCTGCTGCGTAACTGGGTTCTTCCCGCGTTCGCGGTGTACCTGCTGCTCGACCAGTTCGATCGCGTCGACGCCCACGCCGACATCCACGGGAACTGGGCCAAGATCGCGGCGACGGTGTTCGGGTTCCTGATCATGCTGGTGCTGCTGTCCGGCGCCAATGCCGCGTTGTTCGGGGAGGCCCGTGCCGGCAGCTGGCGCGAGCGGCTGCCAGGCATCTTCATCGATCTGGGCCGGCTGATCCTCATCGTCATCGGTATCGGTCTGCTGCTGTCGTGGGTGTGGGGCGCCAACATCGGCGGGCTGATCACCGCCGTCGGGGTGACGTCGATCGTGATCGGCCTCGCCGTACAAAGCGCGGTCGGCCCCGTTATCCAGGGCTTGCTGCTGTTGTTCGAGCAGCCGTTCCGGATCGGCGACTGGCTGGATACCGCCGCAGCCAAAGGCCGCGTCGTCGAGGTGAACTGGCGGGCGGCCCACATCGACACCGGCAACGGGATCCAGGTTGTCCCGAACGCGACCCTGGCCACCGGCTCCTTCACCAACCTCAGCCGGGTCACCGGGGCGGCGTTCAACGCATCCGCCGTGCTGGCCTTCGGCGCCGACGATCCGCCGGGCCTGGTCACCGCCGCCCTGCAGTCGGTAGCCGACGCACTGCCCACTAAGCTCCCATCCGTACCTGCCAAGGTGGTCGCACTCGGCGAGAACAAGTACAAGGTTATGGTTCCGGTTCTCTCGCCTGCCGAGGAGTCGCGGACCAAAACCCTTCTGCTGCATCGAATCTGGTATGCCGCCAATCGGGCCGGCGTGCACGTCGACGGCGCGAAGCTGTCGAAGAAGGCCGAGCGCGACTATGTCGAGACCCAATTGCGGTCGATAGCGGCATCATTGGGTCTCGACGATGACGCGATCGCCACGATGTCGGGGAACGCCCGGCGACTACTGTACGCCGAAGGTGAACTCGTGCAGCCCACCAACAGCATTCCTGAGGCGGTCGGGTTCATCACCGAGGGCAAGGTCGGCATGATCGTCTACGCCGGCGACGGCCGTGAGCTCGCTCTGGGCCGCCTCGGCGTCGGCGACTACATCGGCGGGACGTCGTTGACCCGCCAGCGCATGCTCACCGGGGTGATCGCGCTGGCCGACACCACCATCGTCTCGGTGCACCGCGACGCGATGAAGGGTGTCGTGCAACGCAATCACCGCTTGGCCCGCCAGATCGGCGAAGCCATCGAGATGCGGCGCAGAGCCGCCACCGACGCGCTCACCGAGGCCGCCCAGGGGATCCGCTGA